The Asterias amurensis chromosome 21, ASM3211899v1 genome has a segment encoding these proteins:
- the LOC139952830 gene encoding COP9 signalosome complex subunit 3-like, protein MASQVEGFVNSVVTLSTEGNFAQLCEEINKSLELLKKNASNLDMILETLDPQLHSLGVLAVLNVKFTLPSGSAPDFETLFSQTQLFFSMCNGEQVRFATDSYASLAHQLTRVLIEKKQYLRGIEIMCKAVNKIQMHAAQLTSIHADLCQLCLLAKCMKPVLPFLDVDITEISKEGGLFESTNFLCYYYYGGMIYSALKNWARAVYFFEVAITTPSMAVSHIMLEAYKKFIVVSLIHHGKVTVLPKYTSQVVSRFIKPLSQPYHELANAYNTNNPQEIRNVILKHSEQFTREQNMGLVKQVVTSMYGKNIQRLTKTFLTLSLSDIARRVHLTSAKEAELHVLSMIEEGQIYASISKKDGMVSFHDNPEKYDNPSLLKHLEGEMRECILLDEKLRQMEQEISVTPQFIQKSMGIREDDDVAVFASGSK, encoded by the exons ATGGCCTCACAGGTGGAGGGATTCGTTAATTCCGTAGTCACACTTTCTACAGAAG GAAActttgcacaactttgtgaggAGATCAATAAGAGTTTGGAACTCTTGAAGAAGAATGCGTCCAATCTGGATATGATTCTAGAGACGCTGGATCCACAGCTTCACTCGCTGGGTGTCCTCGCTGTTCT AAATGTCAAGTTCACTTTACCATCTGGCTCGGCTCCGGACTTTGAAACTCTCTTCTCACAGACTCAGCTGTTCTTCAGCATGTGCAACGGTGAACAGGTTCGCTTTGCAACAGATAGCT ATGCTAGTCTTGCCCACCAGCTGACGAGAGTTCTGATAGAGAAGAAACAGTACCTGAGAGGGATTGAGATCATGTGCAAGGCAGTCAATAAGATACAGATGCACGCTGCACAACTTACATCAATCCATGCTGACCTCTGTCAG CTTTGTCTGCTAGCTAAATGTATGAAACCTGTTCTACCCTTCCTGGACGTTGACATCACAGAAATCAGTAAAGAG GGTGGTCTCTTCGAGTCGACTAATTTCCTGTGCTATTATTACTATGGTGGTATGATCTACTCGGCTCTCAAGAACTGGGCGAGGGCTGTTTATTTCTTCGAAGTG GCTATTACTACACCCAGTATGGCAGTCAGCCACATCATGCTAGAAGCCTATAAGAAGTTCATTGTAGTCTCTCTCATCCACCATGGGAAGGTTACGGTTTTACCCAAGTACACATCGCAGGTTGTTAGTCGCTTTATCAAG ccGCTGAGCCAGCCCTACCATGAGCTGGCCAATGCATATAATACCAACAACCCACAGGAAATAAGAAACGTCATTCTCAAACACTCTGAGCAATTCACAAGG GAGCAGAACATGGGATTGGTTAAACAAGTTGTGACGTCAATGTATGGCAAGAATATTCAAAGACTTACAAAG ACATTTTTGACGTTATCGCTGAGTGACATAGCAAGAAGGGTTCACCTTACATCAGCCAAAGAAGCCGAACTTCATGTTCTGTCCATG ATTGAGGAAGGACAGATCTATGCCAGCATCAGCAAAAAAGATGGAATGGTCAGTTTCCATGACAACCCGGAAAAATACGATAATCCATCGTTACTGAAACACTTGGAAGGGgag ATGCGAGAATGCATCCTACTTGATGAGAAGCTACGCCAGATGGAGCAAGAAATTTCAGTCACGCCACAATTCATTCAGAAG AGTATGGGTATTAGAGAAGATGATGATGTTGCAGTGTTTGCCAGCGGCAGCAAATAA